A stretch of DNA from Gaiellales bacterium:
CCAGCCCACCGGCGGGCGCAGCTTGCCGCGGCTCAGGCGGGTGACGAGCCATGCCGTCGCGACCACCCCGACCGGCTTGCCGAGGACGTAGCCGAACAGGATCCCGAGCGTGATCGGGGCCGTGAACGCGTGCGCGAGGAAGCTCCCGGAGACGACGATCCCGGCGTTGGCCAGGGCGAACAGCGGCACGATCACGTAGCTCGTCCACGGGTGGTAGAGCTGCTGCAGCCGTTCGTTCGGCGAGATCGCCGACTGGAGGCCGGACTGCGCCGAGCGCGCCAGCTCGGGCGTCGGCTGCTCCCGGAACAGGCGGAAGAGGTCGGACGCGCGCTCGAGGTCGGTGCGCTGCGCGGGATAGGCGTAGGTGAGCAGGCCCATCACGAGCCCGGTCAGGATCGGGTCGACCCCCGACTTGAAGAGCGCCACCCATAGCACCGCCCCGAGCGCCGCGTACACGAGCCCGATGTGCACCCCGGCCGCCCGCAAGGCCAGGATCACCATGAGCACACAGGCAGCCACGCCCAGGGCCGCCAGCCATACCTCCCCGGTGTAGACGCTCGCGATCACGATCAGCGCGGCGACGTCGTCGACCACGACCACCGTGAGCATGAACGAGCGCAGCCGCTCGGGGAAGCGCGGCCCGACCAGCGTCAGCATTCCGAGCGCGAAGGCGGTGTCGGTCGACATCGCCGTGCCCCAGCCGTGCGCCGAGTCGTGGCCGGCGTTGATCGCCAGGTAGATCAGCACCGGCACTGCCATCCCGCCCAGCCCGGCCAGGAGCGGAAGCGTGACCCGGCGCCGCTCGCGCAGCTCGCCCATGTCGAACTCGCGCCGCGCCTCGAGTCCCACCACGAAGAAGAAGAACGTCATGAGGCCGCTGTTCACCCACCCGCGCACGTCCATCGCGATGGAGTGGCCGCCGACGCGGATCACGACCTCTCCCCCCCACACCGACCGGTACGAGCCCGCGTCGACGTTCACCCAGACGAGCGCGGCCACCGTGGCGGCGAGCAGGATGGCGGCGCTACCCGTCTCGGTGTTCATGAAGTCGCGCAGCGGCCGCTCCAGGCTGCGCGCCCAGGCGGTGTGGCCTGCGTAGGGCCCGGCGGTCGACCCGGACTCGCTCATGGCCGCGAGCGTAGATCAGCTGTCAAGCCGGCCCGCCGCAGGTCAGGCGTTCCCGCGGGCCAGGTCGATCAGCCGGGCGAGGATGCGCTCGCCGTCGGCACGCAGGCCGTCGTGCTCGTACTCGTTCGTCACCCACGGCCGCAGGCCGCGGATCCCGGCGGCGGTCTCCTCGGAGAGGACGCGCTCGACGTACATGTCCTCGGCGTAGATGATCGCCGCGGCGGGCACCTCGTTGCGGGCCAGCTGGTCGCCGTCGTAGAGCCGCGGCCATTCGCGCTCCGCCAGGATGTCGGCCGCCTCGCGCAGCGGCGCCAGCGACCCGTAGTCCCGGAACATCCACGGGTAGACGTGCTCGCCCGTCAGGAGCTCGGGGTCGTCGACGTAGGCCGGCGGGAGCAGCCGCTCGGCCGACCAGCGGGTCGCGCAGCCGTCGGCGTAGCAGGCCTCGTGGATGACCGAGTAGATCGGGTTGCGGCGGAAGTCGAGCGCGCCCTCGACGTCGTGCAGGAACGCGTAGGAGTCGTGCGGGAGCTCGAGGATGTAGTGCAGCCGCTCCGCCCCCGGCCCCATCCCGAGCATCATCCCCAGCTGGCGCAGGCGCGGCCCGGTGAGCCGGTCGCCGGACGGAAGGCGCACGTCCTCGGCCTCGAGCCGGCGGCGCAGCTCGCGCATCCGCGCGCGGTCGGACGGATAGCGCTCGTAGTA
This window harbors:
- a CDS encoding alpha/beta fold hydrolase, which codes for MPDVVRPPGLVLTEHEFSVPLDHDRPDGERITVFAREVADPDGTDRPFLVYFQGGPGSEAPRPTRRPSAPAWLDRALEEFRVLMLDQRGTGRSTPVGALAGLSPQEQADYLTHFRADSIVRDAEWIRRELGVERWSVLGQSFGGFCVTTYLSFAPEGLREAFLTGGLPPVGRPTDDVYRLTYGRVLERTRRYYERYPSDRARMRELRRRLEAEDVRLPSGDRLTGPRLRQLGMMLGMGPGAERLHYILELPHDSYAFLHDVEGALDFRRNPIYSVIHEACYADGCATRWSAERLLPPAYVDDPELLTGEHVYPWMFRDYGSLAPLREAADILAEREWPRLYDGDQLARNEVPAAAIIYAEDMYVERVLSEETAAGIRGLRPWVTNEYEHDGLRADGERILARLIDLARGNA
- the nhaA gene encoding Na+/H+ antiporter NhaA → MSESGSTAGPYAGHTAWARSLERPLRDFMNTETGSAAILLAATVAALVWVNVDAGSYRSVWGGEVVIRVGGHSIAMDVRGWVNSGLMTFFFFVVGLEARREFDMGELRERRRVTLPLLAGLGGMAVPVLIYLAINAGHDSAHGWGTAMSTDTAFALGMLTLVGPRFPERLRSFMLTVVVVDDVAALIVIASVYTGEVWLAALGVAACVLMVILALRAAGVHIGLVYAALGAVLWVALFKSGVDPILTGLVMGLLTYAYPAQRTDLERASDLFRLFREQPTPELARSAQSGLQSAISPNERLQQLYHPWTSYVIVPLFALANAGIVVSGSFLAHAFTAPITLGILFGYVLGKPVGVVATAWLVTRLSRGKLRPPVGWVAVAGGGTVAGIGFTVSILIATLAFHGSELEEAKLGVLSAALVSSALTWTLFRATERLPKRMRLRALLGSARPIVDLAVPVDPDRDHVRGPLDAPVTLLEYGDLECPFCGQAEAVIRELLSDFGDLRYVWRHLPLNDVHPNAQLAAEATEAAAEQGAFWDLHDLLLRHQGALKLPQVIGYAEQLGLDADRFAEDLRKRTGRARIAEDVDGADLSGVSGTPTFFVNGRRHYGAYDIETLSRAVRAARARAALKTGV